AAGGCCGATAAAGCTGAGGCTGGCGGCGGTCAGGATGCTGGTGCCGATACGCATGGTGAAATAAACGATCACGCTGGGCAGCGTACCCGGCAGAATATGGCGCATCAGCACAATGCGATCCGGCGCGCCGGCGCAGCGTACCGCTTCCACGTAGGCCGCCTGCTTGAGCGACAGGGTGGAGGCGCGCACAATGCGGGCAAACACCGGCACGCTGAAGACGGCGACGGCGATGATCACGTTATTCAGCCCCGGACCGAGGATCGCCACCACGGCGATCGCCAGCAGCATGCCGGGGAAGGCGAACAGTACATCGGAGCCGCGCATGATCAGCATATCAATCCAGCGGCCGTAATACCCGGCCAGCAGGCCCAATACAATTCCCGCCAGCATCCCCAGCGTGACGGAAAAAATGCCGATATACAGCGAGATACGCGCACCGTAGATAATCCGGCTCATCACGTCGCGCCCCAGGTCGTCGGTTCCCATCCAGTGGGCCGCCGACGGCGGGGAAGAGAGCGCCATCCAGTCCGGTTCCTGCGGATTGTACGGCGCCAGCCAGGGCGCCAGGATCGCCACCAGAATCAGCAGCAAAATAAACCCGCCGGAAGCCAGCGCCATCGGGTTATGGAAAAAAACCTGGGCGAAATCGCGCCAGGGCGAACGAATGGTGTTTTCGTCAAGAGTTGCAGCCGCCACGGCGGGCTCGGAAGGAAGGTTCATCTTATCTCCTAACGTAAGCGAATCGCCGGATTGACCACCGCGTACAGCAGGTCCACCAACAGGTTAATGACAATGAATTCGAACACAAACAGCATGACCAGCGCCTGAATAACCGGCTGATCCTGCGTCTTAATGGATTCGATCAGCAGCCAGCCCAGCCCCGGCCAACTGAATACGCTTTCCACCACAATGGAACCGCCGAGCAGAAAGCCGAACTGTAGCCCCAGCATGGTGATCACCGGGATCAGCGCGTTGCGCATTACATGTTTCCAGACGATCAGCCGGTTACGCAGTCCTTTAGAACGTGCGGTGCGCACATAGTCTTCCTGCGAAACTTCCAGAAAGGCGGAACGGGTAAAGCGCGCCATCACCGCCGCCACCGACGCGCCCAGCGTCAGCGCCGGCAGAATAATATCGCTGGGCTGATTGAAGCCGCTGACGGAAAACACCCCGAACGGCATGGCGACAAACTGAATCAACAGTAAGCCCAGCCAAAACGGCGGCATGGATATCCCGCCGATGGCGAAACTCATCAGGGTCCAGTCCTGCCATTTCCCTCGCCTGAGCGCAGAAATGACGCCGACCAACAGGCCTAATACCACCGACCAGGCAAAACCGGCCAGCGCCAGCCACATGGTGGGCATAAAGCTGTTGCCGATCACCTCAGTAACCGGCTGCTGGGTGCGGTAAGTCACACCCAGATCGCCTTTAAACAAGCCGCCGAGCCAGTTAACGTACTGCTGCGGCAGCGGATCGTTCAGTCCCAGTTGCTGACGAGCCGCTTCCACCGCTTCAATCGGCGCGTCGGAGCCGGCGTAAATGCGTGCCGGATCGCCCGGCAGCAGTTTAATAAAGCCGAACACTAACAGGGAGACCACCAGCAGAACCGGGATCATTTCCAGCAAACGTCGGACTATATAGGCAAACATGGCGTTCTCCCCGGAGCTGTTACTTAAATTCCGCCTGATCGAAGATCAGCGAACCATCGGCCAGCATGTAAACGCCGGACAGGTTTTTCGCTTTGCCCACCAGGTTGTCCGGCGAGCCGAGGAAAGCGACGGCCGCATCCTGCCAAATCAGCTTTTGCGCTTCGGCATACGCCGTGGCGCGCTTCGCCGGGTCGGCGGTTTCCAGACCGGCCATAATGGCTTTATCTACCGCAGGGTTGCTGTAGTAAGAGACGTTATAGGCGGTCGGTACCCAGGATTCGGTGGCGAACAGCGGACGCAGCGCCCAGTCGGCATCGCCGGTGGACGTTGACCAGCCGCCGTAGTAGAGGTCGTATTCCGCCTGTTTCGGATCCTGCACGCCCCACAGTTTGGCGTTGCGCGCGCCGGAGTCCATCGGCGTG
This window of the Brenneria goodwinii genome carries:
- a CDS encoding ABC transporter permease → MFAYIVRRLLEMIPVLLVVSLLVFGFIKLLPGDPARIYAGSDAPIEAVEAARQQLGLNDPLPQQYVNWLGGLFKGDLGVTYRTQQPVTEVIGNSFMPTMWLALAGFAWSVVLGLLVGVISALRRGKWQDWTLMSFAIGGISMPPFWLGLLLIQFVAMPFGVFSVSGFNQPSDIILPALTLGASVAAVMARFTRSAFLEVSQEDYVRTARSKGLRNRLIVWKHVMRNALIPVITMLGLQFGFLLGGSIVVESVFSWPGLGWLLIESIKTQDQPVIQALVMLFVFEFIVINLLVDLLYAVVNPAIRLR
- a CDS encoding ABC transporter permease subunit, producing MNLPSEPAVAAATLDENTIRSPWRDFAQVFFHNPMALASGGFILLLILVAILAPWLAPYNPQEPDWMALSSPPSAAHWMGTDDLGRDVMSRIIYGARISLYIGIFSVTLGMLAGIVLGLLAGYYGRWIDMLIMRGSDVLFAFPGMLLAIAVVAILGPGLNNVIIAVAVFSVPVFARIVRASTLSLKQAAYVEAVRCAGAPDRIVLMRHILPGTLPSVIVYFTMRIGTSILTAASLSFIGLGPEPDVPEWGNILAMSRSLMMAGLWHVSVFPGLAIFFTVLAFNLLGDALRDTLDPKLKS